The proteins below are encoded in one region of Nitrospira sp. CR1.1:
- the tssE gene encoding type VI secretion system baseplate subunit TssE gives MGWVSSVSKPQSEMGLTASILDRLLDDDPRAGDPYLDTLDLKDASKLTAKLRNPQDSVTRFLRDQLGQEEREVVDREGAVANDLLLALTEGLNRIIRGPLLYERKRFEGVKLSQDTVRLMEESRKTSHVALLNRRLLDEIFPGELYKMRKPVPSSTNIRELKKSISRDIEALLNTRRELLDGAPSEYKEVNNSLLMFGLPDFTSYSLLNPEHRKLIRRSVEEALTKFEPRLKSVQVTLEPPRKFDAALHFRIDALLRLDPAPEPVTFDAALQLGTSSYSVRGEV, from the coding sequence ATGGGTTGGGTATCGTCAGTGAGCAAGCCACAGAGCGAAATGGGTTTAACTGCTTCAATTCTCGACCGTCTCCTCGATGACGATCCTCGGGCAGGCGATCCCTATCTGGACACGCTGGATCTCAAGGATGCCTCGAAGCTGACGGCGAAATTGCGGAATCCTCAGGACTCTGTGACGCGGTTCTTGCGGGACCAGCTTGGTCAGGAGGAGCGAGAGGTCGTGGATCGGGAAGGGGCTGTGGCCAATGACCTCCTGCTTGCCCTGACCGAGGGGCTCAATCGCATTATCAGAGGACCCCTGCTGTACGAGCGAAAGAGATTCGAAGGAGTCAAACTTTCCCAGGATACGGTGCGTCTCATGGAAGAGAGCCGGAAAACATCTCATGTGGCGCTGCTGAATCGTAGGTTGCTGGATGAGATCTTCCCCGGCGAACTATACAAGATGCGGAAGCCTGTCCCCTCCTCAACGAACATCCGCGAGCTGAAGAAATCGATTTCCCGGGATATTGAGGCCTTGCTGAATACCAGGCGTGAACTCCTGGACGGCGCACCCTCTGAGTACAAAGAAGTCAATAATTCGCTCTTGATGTTCGGCTTGCCGGATTTCACCAGCTACAGCCTGTTGAACCCTGAACACCGAAAGTTGATCCGCCGGTCCGTCGAGGAGGCCTTGACCAAGTTCGAGCCTCGGCTGAAATCCGTGCAGGTGACGCTGGAACCGCCGCGCAAGTTCGATGCAGCGCTTCATTTCCGTATCGATGCGCTGCTGCGTCTGGATCCGGCGCCGGAACCGGTCACCTTCGATGCAGCCCTGCAGCTAGGGACGTCGTCTTACAGCGTGCGAGGAGAAGTCTAG
- the tssF gene encoding type VI secretion system baseplate subunit TssF: MQETLLEYYERELSAIRQLGQEFAQAYPKVAGRLLLEPNKCEDPHVERLIQAFAFLAARVHLKIDEEFPQITDALLGMLYPHYLAPIPSMSVVEFVLDPEQGKLTSGYVMPAGTQLYSRPIDGTQCRFRTCYATTLWPITLASVKVQPADRALPGGKPGTALKLELHSLGGHTFKDLQVDALRFYLNGEAPLAYALYELLLNHTYEVRCRAVGAKPGEKPVVLPPGCLRSVGFEKDEGLLPYPPQALLGYRLLHEYFTFPQKFLFVELSGLQRAVKAGVGNKLEIEIILDQSPRSDYMPTVETFRLGCAPVVNLFSHTAEPIRLDQTQHEYRVIPEVRRPLASEIYSIDAVSLMSGETQTVRPVQPIYSLKHTRTDRDQSAFWYHTRRPSDRKGDAGTEVYVSLVDLALNPTVPAGDTLMLSTTCTNRGLTGRLPMDDPRGDFELEKAAPVARIRALVKPTQPIQPPLGGDLQWRFISHLSLNYLSLTEGGPHALQEILRLYDFSDSSVVHQQIDGITKVSSRRVTRRPTSLGWSGFCRGMEVTLEFDENKYVGSSVYLFASVLEKFFALYASLNSFTQFVARTEQRERPLKQWPPRAGEQILI; the protein is encoded by the coding sequence GTGCAGGAGACATTGCTGGAATACTATGAGCGGGAACTCTCGGCTATCCGGCAATTGGGCCAAGAGTTCGCTCAGGCCTATCCCAAGGTAGCGGGCCGGCTCCTTCTTGAACCCAACAAATGCGAAGATCCGCACGTTGAGCGCCTGATCCAGGCTTTCGCATTCCTCGCCGCGAGGGTCCATCTCAAGATCGACGAGGAGTTCCCTCAGATTACCGATGCGCTGCTCGGGATGCTGTATCCACATTACCTGGCTCCCATCCCCTCTATGTCGGTCGTCGAATTCGTTCTGGATCCGGAGCAGGGAAAACTGACGAGTGGGTATGTCATGCCGGCAGGCACGCAGTTATATTCCCGCCCCATCGATGGCACCCAATGTCGATTCCGGACATGCTATGCCACGACCCTTTGGCCGATCACGCTGGCTTCCGTCAAAGTGCAGCCGGCTGACCGTGCCCTACCTGGAGGAAAGCCGGGAACGGCCCTCAAATTGGAACTCCATTCGCTGGGCGGTCACACGTTCAAAGATCTGCAGGTCGATGCACTCCGTTTCTATCTGAACGGGGAGGCTCCGCTGGCCTACGCCCTGTATGAGTTGCTCTTGAATCACACGTATGAGGTCCGTTGCCGGGCGGTTGGGGCGAAGCCGGGCGAGAAACCGGTCGTGCTCCCGCCGGGTTGCTTGCGTTCGGTTGGATTCGAGAAGGACGAAGGGTTGCTGCCATATCCTCCGCAGGCCTTGCTGGGCTATAGACTCTTGCACGAATACTTTACCTTCCCGCAGAAATTTCTGTTCGTGGAACTGAGTGGATTGCAGCGAGCGGTCAAGGCAGGGGTAGGGAATAAGCTGGAAATCGAGATCATCCTGGATCAGTCGCCGCGGTCGGATTACATGCCGACGGTGGAGACGTTTCGACTCGGCTGTGCGCCGGTGGTGAATTTGTTCTCGCACACGGCTGAACCGATTCGACTGGACCAGACACAGCACGAATACCGAGTCATCCCCGAGGTGAGGCGACCGCTGGCGAGCGAAATTTATTCCATTGATGCCGTGTCTCTCATGTCCGGGGAGACGCAAACCGTGAGGCCGGTGCAACCGATCTATTCGTTGAAACATACGCGCACAGATCGCGACCAGAGCGCGTTCTGGTATCACACCCGCAGGCCGTCAGATCGAAAGGGCGATGCCGGCACCGAGGTGTATGTCTCTCTCGTGGATCTGGCCTTGAATCCCACGGTGCCCGCCGGCGATACGCTCATGCTGTCTACGACCTGCACCAATAGGGGGCTCACCGGTCGGCTGCCAATGGACGATCCCCGAGGTGATTTTGAGCTGGAGAAGGCTGCGCCGGTTGCGCGCATACGAGCGCTGGTGAAACCAACGCAGCCGATCCAGCCGCCGCTGGGAGGCGATCTGCAATGGAGATTCATTTCCCATCTCTCGTTGAATTACCTCTCGTTGACCGAGGGAGGTCCCCATGCCTTACAAGAAATCCTGCGGCTGTACGACTTTTCTGATTCCAGCGTGGTTCACCAACAAATCGATGGAATTACGAAAGTCTCCTCCCGCCGGGTGACGCGTCGGCCGACGTCGCTGGGGTGGAGCGGTTTCTGTCGCGGAATGGAAGTCACCCTTGAGTTCGACGAGAACAAGTATGTGGGGAGTAGCGTCTATCTCTTCGCGAGCGTGCTGGAGAAGTTTTTTGCGCTCTATGCGTCGCTCAATTCGTTCACCCAGTTCGTCGCCCGTACGGAACAGCGAGAAAGGCCGCTGAAACAATGGCCGCCCAGAGCAGGGGAGCAGATTCTCATCTAA
- the tssC gene encoding type VI secretion system contractile sheath large subunit, with the protein MADEAKQAQPQGAAVAGAEESGFLDQIINETRIGKDDWERDQSRRQIATLVDEVMKGTLRVSKDLEATINARIADIDKVLSAQLNAIMHAPEFQKLEGAWRGLHYLVMQSETSTMLKIRVLNISKDELRKDLEKAVEFDQSALFKKVYEEEYGTFGGAPYGALIGDFEFGRHPQDLALLEKVSNVAAAAHAPFLSAAAPGLLGLESFTDLPNPRDLAKKFETPDYAKWKSFRESEDSRYVGLTLPHVLMRLPYGPDTVPVESFNFKEDVDGTDHSKYLWGNAAYAMGARLTDAFAKYGWTAAIRGVEGGGRVDGLPTHTFRTDEGEIALKCPTEIAITDRREKELSDLGFIPLVHCKGTDFAAFFGAQSCQKAKKYDTDAANANARLSTQLQYLLAMSRFAHYLKSIMRDKIGSFMTRKDCEDFLNRWISKYVVSTEDAGQEIKAKFPLKEARVEVAEVAGKPGVYRAIAFLKPHFQLDELTLSLRLVAELPPPAKR; encoded by the coding sequence CAAGCGCAGCCTCAGGGAGCGGCGGTCGCGGGAGCGGAAGAAAGCGGATTTTTGGATCAGATTATCAATGAGACCCGCATCGGAAAGGACGATTGGGAGCGGGACCAGTCTCGCCGGCAGATAGCGACGCTCGTTGATGAGGTCATGAAAGGCACCCTCCGTGTGTCGAAAGACCTCGAGGCGACGATCAACGCGCGCATCGCGGACATCGACAAGGTCCTCTCCGCTCAACTCAATGCCATCATGCATGCGCCGGAATTTCAGAAGCTCGAAGGGGCCTGGCGCGGACTGCACTATCTGGTGATGCAAAGCGAAACCAGCACCATGCTGAAAATTCGTGTGCTGAATATCAGCAAGGACGAACTGCGCAAGGATCTCGAGAAAGCGGTCGAATTCGACCAAAGCGCACTCTTCAAGAAAGTGTATGAGGAGGAGTACGGGACCTTCGGTGGAGCGCCCTACGGGGCCTTGATTGGAGACTTTGAGTTCGGGCGGCATCCTCAGGATTTGGCTCTACTCGAGAAGGTCTCGAATGTGGCCGCTGCGGCACATGCGCCCTTTCTCTCGGCGGCGGCGCCCGGTCTGCTCGGGCTTGAGAGTTTCACAGATCTGCCGAATCCTCGTGATCTCGCCAAGAAGTTTGAAACGCCGGATTACGCCAAGTGGAAGTCATTCCGTGAATCGGAGGATTCGCGTTATGTGGGTTTGACCTTGCCCCATGTGCTGATGCGTCTGCCGTACGGGCCGGATACGGTGCCGGTGGAAAGCTTCAATTTCAAAGAAGACGTCGATGGCACGGATCACAGCAAGTATCTGTGGGGAAATGCCGCTTATGCGATGGGGGCTCGTCTCACCGATGCCTTTGCAAAGTATGGCTGGACCGCGGCCATTCGCGGGGTGGAGGGGGGAGGGCGCGTGGATGGGCTGCCGACCCATACGTTCCGTACTGATGAAGGTGAGATCGCGCTGAAGTGTCCGACAGAGATTGCGATTACCGACCGGCGCGAGAAGGAACTATCGGATCTCGGGTTTATTCCACTCGTCCATTGCAAGGGGACAGACTTTGCCGCCTTCTTCGGGGCCCAATCCTGCCAGAAAGCCAAGAAGTATGACACGGATGCGGCGAACGCCAATGCGCGGCTCTCAACGCAACTTCAATATCTTCTGGCGATGTCACGCTTCGCGCATTATCTCAAGTCGATCATGCGGGACAAAATCGGAAGCTTCATGACACGCAAAGATTGTGAGGATTTCCTGAATCGCTGGATCAGCAAGTATGTTGTGAGCACGGAGGATGCCGGGCAGGAGATCAAAGCCAAGTTTCCTCTGAAGGAGGCCCGGGTGGAGGTGGCAGAGGTGGCGGGCAAGCCCGGTGTCTACAGAGCCATTGCGTTTTTGAAGCCTCACTTCCAGTTGGATGAACTGACGCTGTCCCTCAGGTTAGTGGCTGAGTTGCCGCCGCCGGCCAAGCGATAG